In Aethina tumida isolate Nest 87 chromosome 2, icAetTumi1.1, whole genome shotgun sequence, the DNA window AGCGGCCTGTCCAACCCAGCGTCTCCGTCCCGCCAGAACTGCACCGTGTCCGCCATCACCGGCTCGTGCACGCGCCCCTTCTGAACGTATCCTCAAAATAAGTTTGCATCCCTCGTGACTCCATGTGGCGAAGGCATCGAGGCTAGAAGGTGCGGTCCCGCGTCCTGGTTCCGGTTTTCCATAGGGAGGAGTCGCTTTTAAATAGTTGGTTGTCGTTAATTGATGGGGCATTAAGGTATTAAAAAGGCGCTCCCGCGTTGCTATTAACGAATGTACAAAACATAttggtttaaaatgttattggcAGTGATTGGTATTTTGAGTGTTTACTTGGTTCCTTGTCATATCAGACTGATTATGTTTATATCCATTTTATACAATGTTTTGggatattatataattgtacTTATAACTTGGGAGATCGGAAACATTTTAAGAAGAATTTTTTagatagttatttattaaatccgattaattatatttatttactaaataaaaattagtgtaTTTGCAGATTAAGCAATGaccaataatttttcagtgcaaaatattctcaatatttatatgtcaataaatattcatagtcgaaatatgtaatatttacgcggagaaattttttattatatgaatataaatttatttttatattgcggTATCTGAATTTGAAATATCTATGAGTTATTCTTCAATCTTTCAAATTAGTAATGTATTAACCTGTACATTAAATGTGTTACAACCATAAAAGTTCATCAATTATACTTTATAAGTATAGGATAGATTTTCACTATACAGtagttttgtataattattaaatattcatactatgtacaaatataacaaatgCACATTtgcaaacattttatataaattattaactcaaTAGACTTGTCCAAAATTCTTAgaactttgtaaatttattaagtaaatagttCTTTAATACTGTTTAACTAAAATAGTACAATTTATACAGTGATGTTTATAACAAGTAGAACACCTTAGTTATAAATACGTTAATTCGATTAAACagaatagaataataaactCAGAACTTTCCTAGCTActaaactgatttatttttaaacatttttttgtgtatCTTTGTACAATATGTAAACATTtagtgtaatttataatacatatttaaaaaatcatttcattaaatccataataaatataaaaaatatatgggaaacttttataactggatattaaaattttgtttacatatttgcagtgcaaatttaaatccttggtgacaataaaaataattttaaatttaaatattatgtagttATACATAGAAGTAATATACTTTTCAAATAGCGACCTGTAGTATTTTAGAATTGAGATTTTGACTGACATTCCtagaaaatgatttttagaaaatatattccaGACAAACCCGAAAATAGACTTATAGAAACCAATTGAAAATCAGAAACCATTCACATGCTCTTAATAAGATGTCCTGTTACTATTTCTTCGTGGcatctaaaaattatcattttctatgcatatatttaatttgtcactCCAGAGGAGATATCTCTTCTTTATCAACACACAGTCCGGGGGAGGGGTTCGTGTATGTAATAGTCATGCAGTTGGAATGATAAATATCGACTAAACAATTTGGAAACCATAATTTCCGCGATGGGGTGCACTAATTGAGGCCGCACCTTCACCATGAACttcgtttttatatattttatctgacccgttgtttcatattaatgtttataaatgtgcaatctattgttaaataaaattatatttgtattaatgtgtgtgttattttaaatttaaaatacaattattttttaatgtgaataACGAAATATTTGGTAATAAACTGTGTGGCattgtaaaaagtaaaaatgacaaattaaaactCGTGTTGCGCATAGCGCgaataatattcaaacaatCGCGGTTAAATCACGTGACCACGCGAAATCCAGCGGTACAATCAAAATAGGCGGTTGAAACAATTGACAATCAGTGACATGAAGTAGACATTTTGTATCTAAGATCATCGTTTGTATCGTGTTGTGTGTCATTGTGTAAGCGTTATGTTccttgtttattgtttaatttaacattagaaAATGGCCAAGgtatatttgattaataatgtatatacACTAATATTGCATATGAGCATTTTAGGAGAAAGATTTTCAAAAGCTATTTTCCCTGGAGGAAGCCAAAGATCATTTTCAGGAAATTATTACTGAGCAGTGTGACACTTCTCTGGCACTGGAAGAACTGCAGGATGGTTTCTATCAGTTTTTACTCCAAAGTTCCTTAAACAGAGAAAATCTATACATTATAGAAAGAGGTTTAGAACTGATTGTTGTAAGTGATCATTttggtaaacaaattttggagCATCAGAAAGTTCAGAATTCAGAGTTAATTTGCTGCATTTTCTTTACTGCtacaatgtatttttaaatttaagttttaaccttacatatgtaatttaaaaattagttggtTACAGTAATACTtaagaatattctttttaggTCACACTGAGGGAAAAGAATTTGCTCCAGACTTACTTAGAACATTATTTAGATATCAATGTTAatgaatttatgtatttgaacataaattattggtcaaaaataacattgttAAAGTTCACTAATGAccttattaaatgtaatagaaACTGTATGGAATATTTGAATTCATACACAAAGTAAGTAGTAAATTCTTAGCTTTAGcatgaatgaaattataattaagtaggaaattacttattaactgTAAGAAGAGTAATcacctatttttatttatttaaaatggaaatcaTAAAAAGGAAATGTGGGGCATTTGAAAGccttcttataaattttgtattttttgtctgATTTTAACCAACGTATTTTCCTATTAtaaagcatgaaaatatgtacttatagaCAAATGTCACGTTTTTTGACAAAACTAAAACCTACAGGGTAATTCTTTAGGTATGAATATTGAAGAAAAcatacttgaatatttttaaaaatatataagtaccCCATTAGATTAAATACtctatttcataaaaacatatgcatattcataattctatgaaaaaaataaaatttttagaaatatatttttttaatttaatgaagtctatagaattattttatttttcaagaataatgGAACATTGTGCAAATAATACTATACTTAtactaatacattaaataccgaaatttaatttgcttcCAATCTACGATTCAACCATTCAGTTCAATCATTCATCACATCTTTTTCGTAAATTCGTGATTATCCTTCTCAATTGTTTTGGAGGTAATTTCCGCACATGATCTATTAATTCTACCTTAGTATATagtaagtataattaatatagtattattagtataatagtCTGATATTgctgaaaaataagatatactacttaattacaaaaataataaatttttaagacgaatattaattaatttttgggcAGTATTATgaatgtgtatattttttttttttcctaaaatatatatacccATTTCCAGTGGTGTAGTtagatttgttataaaaaatttgttagtaAGAATTCGTCAATTTTCAATTGGTTTCGGGtcaagtacatattttcatgtttcacaattgaaaaaaaaagtaatacaaaatcagacacaaaaaaaaataaattttatgaggatGTCCACTTTCAAATGAGCCACACTCTATGTTGTAACTTTAAAGTATGtactataaaactattaaaatatttcagatatatTCTGGTTGACAGCCTATCAACTGCATGCACTTACGAGTTGCAAACAAGTATATTGACTatgttgtttgaaatttatgaagaagaatttttgaaaaaggaAATCAACGATTTCTTTCCAATATCTAAGGAACTAAGAGACGCATTTATGGAAATTAGACTACATGATTTTCATTCCAGCtccagaaaatttttaaacttgttgAACGCTcaactaaagaaaatattttctattcgcTCTCTTGAATTTAAACTAGACAATAAAGTTTTGATTTTACCGGTAAGTGGCTTGcacaattgtataataattataattgaataaatattatttctctaGAATAATTGGATTGATATTAATCAGGACACCAGAGAATTGTCGTTTTATTGCGGAAAAACTTTGGTTTCACATGAAGAAGAAAATGTTTTGCATGCGGTTTATATAGACCTAAGCCAAACTGAAATTGATGTTTACaagtaacataattttattaattaatttttgtttttaagacAATTTTGTTTCAGAATTTCTGATActctcaaaattcaattgAAGGGTGCTGCCTACTGCTCAAATTCATATTTGATGCGTGTAATAAATGAAGCGGAAATATTGCAAATCAAGTTCGAGTTTTCCGATGAATACAGTTTATtacgaaatgaaattttaccaATGGTTTACGcaagaagtaaaaaaatatttagaggtAAATGATTGATTAGtggattaaatgaaatatgaaaaaaattgttttaggtTTGCAATATGGATCTTTGGATATCCATGTAACTAAAGGTCATATGAATACTGATTTTCTGATTAATGATGTAAGTATAAAATCATCGTTACATCGACTGGCATAtatacactatcgctcatCTGTAGAGgaattttcatttatcttgACAAATGTCTACGTCCATATTACTGTGAGTTACgcagtatgtttgataaaaacaatataacaatataattgtttattagtgggttttattaggtatttattaatatttgaaaaatattcaaggttcaaaagtagagcaactttaaaataaaacaaccttacgtacatttagcctCCTTCTATTTGGTATCCAATACCAtacccattatttttaataacttctaaacaccttttcttcattgattttagtagcttttcaatataatcattcgatatttcttttgaattattttgaacttcttcgtagagttcattcatatttgacagtcttttgcatggattttccgatcaatttcttctcaaagGTTTCCCAATGAATTGAGGTCTGggttttgtgctggccaaggcATGACACATACTTCTTGAGAAGCGAAGCATTCTTTAACAATCTTAGACGGATAGTTGTCGTGCTGGAAAGTTCACCTTAAACTCATGTTACCTTCGgcaaatggaagcatatgattctacagaatgtcacgataaaTAAAACGATCCACTATCCCGTCTAACTTAACCAGTGGGCCCATGCCAATCCCAGAAAAACATCTCTAAACAGTAACGcctcctccaccatgcttcacagtggatctagtgtacttgggattatacctttcattaattgcTCCTCTCACCTATGAAATGCCattagatttgaataattggagccgACTTTcatcagaaaataaaattgttttccattgcccatcGGTCCAGGTCACATGTTCTCTTGCAAAAAGTAATTTCGCTGCTCTATAGGTTGCAGAAATGAAGGGCATCTTTGCTGGTTTTCTACCAACACACtgagttcatttattttttgatttatgcgggATGCGCTGATAAAAGTGTCGCGAATAACaatcttttttgttttcgtgTCCAAAGCTCTGTTAGTCTTTCGAAATTCTACGATTTTTCGAGACTCCTTCCAGTGTATTCCTtcttataaaatgttgtataaaaactatgtaaataaagatatccgtaTATCAATTGAGGTACGAAATGTTTAtgcacttattaattataaaattaatttaaattaaaaagaattgtttttattaaaattattttgatttcctCTATATATGAGCgacagtatatatatatatatatatatatatatatatatatatatataatgattatttttagaaagaaatTCCAACTGCGAAAAATTCTGGTTCACATACGGTTGCTTCAGAAGTAATAGTGATTTCAGAGTTTTCAAGTCATGTGTCCAATTATTCCTTTAAAGGGCAGTATAGTGGTGCGAGTAGTTCTATAGTTAGTGTGAAAAGTACTTTCACAGATGGTAACAGGTCAGATCTAGATTCTACTAATAAGTCTGTACGTATATTTCGTCTTAAGCAGAATATTCGGAGTGTCTCTAATATTACCAATGAGTCTCTTCATGTGTTGTCAATGCTAAGTCTAGAAAGCGGAAACGATAAAATTTCGATAAGTAGTGAACATTTGAACGATTCAATAACTTCTGCAACCAATAAACATGACAAAAGTGTACTGAGTGATATAGTAATCATTGAGACTGACGATCATTTCGTATCTGCAAGTACG includes these proteins:
- the LOC109595517 gene encoding synaptonemal complex protein 2-like — encoded protein: MAKEKDFQKLFSLEEAKDHFQEIITEQCDTSLALEELQDGFYQFLLQSSLNRENLYIIERGLELIVVTLREKNLLQTYLEHYLDINVNEFMYLNINYWSKITLLKFTNDLIKCNRNCMEYLNSYTKYILVDSLSTACTYELQTSILTMLFEIYEEEFLKKEINDFFPISKELRDAFMEIRLHDFHSSSRKFLNLLNAQLKKIFSIRSLEFKLDNKVLILPNNWIDINQDTRELSFYCGKTLVSHEEENVLHAVYIDLSQTEIDVYKISDTLKIQLKGAAYCSNSYLMRVINEAEILQIKFEFSDEYSLLRNEILPMVYARSKKIFRGLQYGSLDIHVTKGHMNTDFLINDKEIPTAKNSGSHTVASEVIVISEFSSHVSNYSFKGQYSGASSSIVSVKSTFTDEYSECL